The following nucleotide sequence is from Pseudomonas sessilinigenes.
CAACACCCAGGGTATCGCTGCCGAGCGCAGCTTCTACGCCCTGCTGGTGCATTTCTTCAACCACCAGACCCACCATCGCGGCCAGGCCACGACCCTGCTGTTCCAGGCCGGGGTGGACGTGGGAGGCACCGACCTGCTGGCCCTGATCCCCTCGACGCTCTGATCAGGCCTCGGACCAGCGCTGGCGCAGCAACGGCAACCCGCGCTCACGCCAGAACGACGGGGAAATCCCACCGCTGGACATGCCGCCGTGGGCAAAGGACTCGACGAAAAAATGCCCCTGGGTATCAAGAGGCCTGCTGGTCAGTTGTTCGAATGCCTCGGCAAGCACGGCATCCAGTTGCTGCTGGCTGCCCGGCCAGGGCGTTGCGGCCAACTGCGCGGCCATCGCCAGCCACAGGTAAGGATCGCCTCGCAACCCCCAGGACACAGGCTGCGGCTCGAACAACTGATCGATGGTACGAACATCCCTCATGCACGACTCCAGGTGGCACGTGATTATTTATCCGCGCCCAATCTAGCCTGCACAGCGGCCTTCTGCGAACATGCGCGCGCAAAATCCCCCTGCTAAGGAATGGCACCATCAGAACCCTCCGTGTCGTAATCGCACTCTGCCTGCTCAGCCTGGTGGGCTGCGGAACCCTGATTGCCCGCACGCCCAACTCACACAGCCACTACGACTACTACAAAGGCACCCAGGCCAATGTCGAGCTGCTGACCATGCGCGGCGCCACGGGCTATTCCGGCTACACCACGGTGTTCTGCTGGATGAGCATCGTCTGCCCGGTAGTAGCCATCGTCAGCCTGCCAGTGGATGTAGTCGCCGACACCGCGCTGCTGCCCTACGACGCCATCAACGACTGACCCTCTCCCGGCATCGCGCCCGGGCACTGAATGGAATCCCGATCATCCGAATCCTCAACACCCTGTTGCTGCTCCACACCCTGCTGCTGGCCGGCTGCGGTACCTACATGGCCCGTGGCGGCGCGCTGGATTGGCGCGATGACCGCTACTACCGCAGCACCCAGACCAGCGCCCAGGTCCTCACCGGCTACGACCTGGAAGGCTACGGCCGGATGATCACCGGCGGCTGCTGGGCCATGGTGGTGTGCCCCATCGCAATCATCGTGACCCTGCCGGCCGACGCCTTGCTCGACACCGTATTGCTGCCCTATGACGCCATGCAGCCGGAACGCCCCAAGCGCAACCTGAATGCCAAGAAACAGCCACCCATGCCTGAAGACGCACCTGCAGCAACCACCAACTACCAGGGCAGCCCATCACTGACCGAGCCCCATCCATGAGCACCGGCATCATCGCTAAAACAGCCGGGATCCTGTGCTTGTCACTGTGCCTGTCCGGCTGCGGCACCACCCTGGCACGGGTGAACCGCAACTATGTCAGTGACTTCTCGATCTTCAAGGGCACCCAGGAGACCCTGCGCCTACTCGGACTCATCGAACCGACCAACGAATTTCATAGGCGCTTGTACTCCAAGTGCTCGAAGATAGTGATCTGCCAGGTCAGCGCAGTCATGGTCTCGTTGCCCTTCGATGGCTTCGTGGACCTGCTGTTCTTGCCCTATGACCTGTGGCGGCGCTACGCCTGATCCGACGTGCACGACTCCTGGGCCATCCGCGATACCTGGCAACGCTGCCCCAGGCGATCCACATGGGGGCGGCCGAACAGATAGCCCTGCCCCCACTCGCCACCACAATCGCTGGCCAACTCCTGGTCGGCGATGCTTTCCAGGCCCTCGACGATCACGCAGGGCGCCAGGGTCTTGCACAACTGCACCAGGTGACCAAGGGTCTGGGCGCTGTTGGCCTCGCCACGGGCGCGCTGGATATAGCCCTTATCGATCTTGACGATGTCGGGCCGGGTCTGGCGGATGAACTCCAGGGTGCCCACGCCTGCACCGAAATCGTCGATGGCCACCCGGCAACCCAATCCACGCAGGCAGCGGACAAACTCGCTGGCGGCCTCGATACTCGGCGGAGCGGCACTTTCGGTGATCTCGATGACCAACCGGGCCGCCACCGAAGGTGCCTCGCGCAATGCCTCGATGATCTCGAGCCAAAAGGAATCGATGACCGCGCTACGGGCCGAGATGTTGCAACCCAGGCGCAGGCGGTCATCCCGGTGCAGGCAGGCGATCACGCAGAGCACCACGTTGCGGTCCAGCTCGCGTATCAGCG
It contains:
- a CDS encoding YceK/YidQ family lipoprotein codes for the protein MLLHTLLLAGCGTYMARGGALDWRDDRYYRSTQTSAQVLTGYDLEGYGRMITGGCWAMVVCPIAIIVTLPADALLDTVLLPYDAMQPERPKRNLNAKKQPPMPEDAPAATTNYQGSPSLTEPHP
- a CDS encoding EAL domain-containing protein — its product is MQSIKDFYRELADGRLMLAFQPVVWLADSSRVLYHEGLLRRIDAQGGDTYPLAHLEKQALIRELDRNVVLCVIACLHRDDRLRLGCNISARSAVIDSFWLEIIEALREAPSVAARLVIEITESAAPPSIEAASEFVRCLRGLGCRVAIDDFGAGVGTLEFIRQTRPDIVKIDKGYIQRARGEANSAQTLGHLVQLCKTLAPCVIVEGLESIADQELASDCGGEWGQGYLFGRPHVDRLGQRCQVSRMAQESCTSDQA
- a CDS encoding YceK/YidQ family lipoprotein; protein product: MGCGTLIARTPNSHSHYDYYKGTQANVELLTMRGATGYSGYTTVFCWMSIVCPVVAIVSLPVDVVADTALLPYDAIND
- a CDS encoding YceK/YidQ family lipoprotein, yielding MSTGIIAKTAGILCLSLCLSGCGTTLARVNRNYVSDFSIFKGTQETLRLLGLIEPTNEFHRRLYSKCSKIVICQVSAVMVSLPFDGFVDLLFLPYDLWRRYA